In Sphaeramia orbicularis chromosome 15, fSphaOr1.1, whole genome shotgun sequence, a single genomic region encodes these proteins:
- the LOC115434595 gene encoding uncharacterized protein LOC115434595, with protein sequence MDQPSGPENPDQQTTGTAAAVGTEEVSSSAQEDDTQMDQPSGPENPDQQTTGTAAAVGTEEVSSSAQEDDTQMDQPSGPENPDQQIKTGCQNEDETFVPRLRRTKSIMMKEKIPEFSDELFDSSLTDVSVSVDEYVPDTTSESEDSDVSLSLVPKRTLPVLSNPGSMSPPVCDSTTLDDGTFDSNSITPEVTGAETPCSSQDMMDTVVVGVSQKKDGHRVYNKRHYCLYCSKPYAKMARHLESAHNNVSEVAKALSFPKSSAERKKQLDYIRNKGNYAHNATVMESGKGELVPFKRPTDEVKGDNFMHCAYCQGLFKRRVLWRHMRCCQVRPASATLKPGKNRVQSMCIYTGPVPSHMSKQLWGVISAMVPDPITEIIKNDHVIIDVGQHLLNKGGMSAKNQQHVREKMRELGRLIHAAKTVTALKKMEDFIHPKNYLEMVKAVKKMCGFDSETNKFMIPSLANKIGNALVKVSKLLKAQGLMSNNDDLVRNATQFQEVHSEKWNELISATALRNIAEKKWNVPALMPFTEDVQKMHQFLSQMQDEYTSVLSENPSTKAWADLAKVCLTQTILFNRRREGEVASMPLSAFLSRDTTDPHEDVDWALSEVEKALCRHFSRIIIRGKRGRPVPVLLTPKMLSALELLVKQREACGVLKDNLYMFARPAAMSHFRGSDCMRNFAKVCGAKCPKSLTSTKLRKHAATLSTVLNMTDTEMDQLANFLGHDIRIHRQFYRLPEKTLQLAKISKVLMALEQGRLAEFHGKNLDEIMIGPNEKALETDEDDVNREEGDHSLPDKELSAEETLPPQEENVVLPPHKRPRPLPPEEEVSSGVSAVRPSSKGKTPQKRRSWQQLEVKAVETHMTRFITSGIVPAKSDCVKCLEAEPEALKNRDWKAVKFYVYNRINAYKRKTQFK encoded by the exons ACCACAGGAACAGCAGCAGCTGTTGGTACTGAAGAAGTGTCCAGCTCTGCTCAAGAGGATGACACTCAAATGGACCAACCTTCAGGCCCAGAGAACCCTGACCAGCAG ACCACAGGAACAGCAGCAGCTGTTGGTACTGAAGAAGTGTCCAGCTCTGCTCAAGAGGATGACACTCAAATGGACCAACCTTCAGGCCCAGAGAACCCTGACCAGCAG ATTAAAACAGGTTGCCAAAATGAAGATGAGACTTTTGTTCCAAGATTACGACGGACAAAAAGTATAATG aTGAAAGAAAAAATTCCTGAATTCTCCGATGAGCTATTTGATTCCTCATTGACTGATGTGTCAGTGAGTGTTGATGAGTATGTCCCAGATACTACTTCAGAAAGTGAAGACAGCGATGTTAGCCTCTCACTAGTTCCAAAACGGACCCTTCCTGTTTTGAGTAACCCTGGTTCAATGAGTCCTCCAGTCTGTGACAGCACAACACTTGACGATGGAACCTTTGACAGCAACAGCATAACACCTGAAGTCACTGGAGCAGAGACACCCTGCTCAAGTCAGGACATGATGGACACTGTAGTTGTTGGTGTTTCCCAAAAGAAAGATGGCCACAGAGTTTATAACAAGAGACATTACTGTTTGTATTGCAGCAAACCTTATGCTAAGATGGCAAGGCATCTAGAGAGTGCACACAATAATGTATCAGAAGTGGCCAAAGCACTGAGCTTTCCAAAGAGTTCTGCGGAGAGGAAGAAACAGCTTGACTACATTCGCAACAAAGGCAACTACGCTCACAATGCTACTGTTATGGAGTCAGGAAAGGGTGAACTCGTGCCATTCAAACGACCAACCGACGAAGTCAAAGGAGACAATTTCATGCACTGTGCATACTGCCAAGGTCTTTTCAAAAGAAGGGTCCTGTGGAGACACATGCGATGCTGTCAGGTCAGACCTGCATCAGCCACCCTGAAACCAGGAAAGAACCGTGTTCAGTCCATGTGCATATACACAGGACCTGTGCCTTCACACATGTCTAAACAGCTGTGGGGAGTAATCAGTGCCATGGTTCCCGATCCAATCACAGAGATCATCAAAAATGATCATGTCATCATTGATGTTGGGCAGCACCTGTTGAATAAAGGTGGGATGTCAGCCAAGAATCAACAGCATGTCCGAGAGAAGATGCGGGAATTGGGAAGGCTGATCCATGCTGCAAAGACAGtaactgctttaaaaaaaatggaggaCTTCATACATCCAAAGAATTACTTGGAGATGGTGAAAGCAGTCAAGAAAATGTGTGGCTTTGACAGTGAAACTAACAAGTTCATGATTCCATCACTGGCAAATAAAATAGGGAATGCCTTAGTTAAAGTCAGCAAACTCCTAAAAGCTCAGGGTTTGATGTCAAACAATGATGACCTAGTAAGGAATGCCACTCAATTTCAAGAGGTCCACAGTGAGAAGTGGAATGAGCTGATATCTGCAACAGCCCTTAGGAACATTGCTGAAAAAAAGTGGAATGTGCCAGCTCTCATGCCCTTTACAGAGGATGTTCAAAAAATGCATCAGTTTCTCAGTCAAATGCAGGACGAGTATACCAGTGTGCTGTCTGAAAATCCCTCTACGAAGGCCTGGGCAGACTTGGCCAAAGTATGTTTAACACAGACCATCCTCTTTAACCGACGCAGAGAAGGAGAAGTTGCAAGCATGCCTTTATCTGCATTTCTGTCCAGGGACACAACTGATCCACATGAGGATGTGGACTGGGCACTCTCTGAAGTGGAAAAAGCACTGTGCCGGCATTTTTCAAGGATAATCATCAGGGGAAAGCGAGGCAGACCGGTTCCTGTTCTCTTGACTCCTAAGATGCTGTCTGCATTAGAACTCCTTGTGAAGCAGAGAGAGGCTTGTGGGGTTCTCAAGGACAACCTGTACATGTTTGCACGACCTGCAGCAATGTCACATTTCCGTGGTTCAGACTGCATGCGTAACTTTGCTAAAGTGTGTGGTGCAAAATGTCCCAAGTCACTAACATCCACCAAACTGCGGAAACATGCTGCCACCCTTTCAACGGTGCTAAACATGACCGACACCGAGATGGACCAGCTGGCAAACTTTCTCGGTCATGATATTAGAATCCACCGTCAGTTCTATCGACTCCCTGAGAAGACTCTGCAACTTGCAAAGATCAGCAAAGTTCTAATGGCACTCGAGCAAGGAAGATTAGCAGAGTTCCATGGCAAGAACTTGGATGAAATCATGATCGGTCCAAATG AAAAGGCTCTGGAAACTGATGAGGACGATGTGAACAGAGAGGAAGGAGACCATTCACTCCCTGATAAAG AACTATCAGCAGAGGAGACTCTTCCACCCCAGGAGGAGAATGTAGTCTTACCACCACACAAGAGACCCAGACCGCTACCACCAGAGGAAGAGGTATCCTCTGGAGTCAGTGCTGTGAGACCTTCTTCTAAAG GAAAAACTCCGCAGAAAAGGAGATCCTGGCAGCAGCTGGAAGTCAAAGCTGTTGAAACACATATGACTCGCTTCATCACGTCTGGTATCGTGCCGGCTAAGAGCGACTGTGTGAAATGTTTAGAGGCTGAACCGGAGGCTCTCAAAAACCGCGACTGGAAGGCTGTAAAATTTTATGTGTACAACCGTATTAATGcctacaaaagaaaaacacagtttAAATAG